AGGCGGTGAAGCTGGAGGGTGGCGATGAGGAAACGGCAGATCACGTGCGTACCCTCGTGCGTGCGGGGATTCCGGTCCTCGGTCACATAGGTCTGACGCCGCAGTCCGTGCACGTGCTCGGCGGGTATCGCGTGCAGGGCAGGGAGTCGGTGGCCGCCGAGCGGCTGCACGAGGAGGCCGTCCGCCTCGAGGAAGCGGGCGCCTTCGGTCTCGTCCTGGAGGTTGTGCCGGCGCCGCTCGCCGCGGAGCTGACGGGCAGCGTTGCCATTCCGACGATCGGTATCGGCGCCGGCGTGGACGTGGACGGCCAGGTGCTCGTGCTGCCGGACATGCTCGGTCTGAACGATGCCTTCCGGCCGAAGTTCCTGCGTCGCTTCGCCGAGCTTGGCGATGCCGCCCGCGCCGGCGTGCGCGATTATGCCGATGCGGTGCGCAACCGCAGCTACCCGGACGCAGACCACTCCTTCGAGTGATCATCGTCACAACCGTTGCGGAGCTGCGCGATCACCTCGCGCGCACGCGTGCAGACGGCCGCCGCACGGCCTTCGTCCCCACGATGGGCGCCCTGCACGACGGGCATCTGCACCTCTGCGACATCGCGCGCCGGAACGCTGACGTCGTCATACTCTCGATCTTCGTGAATCCGCTCCAGTTCGGCCCGGCCGAGGACTTCGACCGTTACCCGCGCGACCTGGAGCGGGACGCACGACTGGTCGCCGATCGCGGCGTCGATCTCATCTTCGCGCCGGAGCGCGACGAGGTGTATCCGGAGGGCGGGGCGGCCGTGCGTGTGCATGCGCCGGAACTCGGGCAGGTGCTGTGCGGGCGGTTCCGACCGGGCCACTTCGAGGGCGTGCTCACGGTCGTGGCCAAGTTGTTCAACATGGTACAGCCCGACTGTGCCGTGTTCGGTCAGAAGGACCTGCAGCAGGCAGCGCTGATCCGGCGCATGGTCCGGGACCTGGATTTCCCCGTCGACGTGCTGATCGGCCCGATCGTCCGGGAGCCCGACGGGCTGGCCCTGAGCTCGCGCAATGCGTACCTGTCGAGCACGGAGCGTGCGTCCGCGCTCGCGCTGTACCGGTCGCTCCAGGCCGCCCAGGCAGCGTTCAGTGCCGGCGCGACGGACGCCGCTGAGGTGACTGACGCCGCCGCGGCGATCCTCGACGCGGAGGCCGGTGTATCAGCGCAATACGTCGAGGTCGTCGATCCGTGGTCGCTCGCCACGCCCGCCCGCGTCGAGCGCGGCCACGCGGTTGCCGTAGCGGCGTTCGCCGGAGGGACGCGGCTGATCGATAATCATGTTCTGGAGTGAGCCCGCGGGGGCAACACGGGAGTCTGATTGATGAAGCGTATCATGTGCAAGTCGAAGATCCACCGCGCCACGGTGACGGATTCGAACCTGAACTACGAAGGCTCGATCACGATCGACGGTGCGCTGCTCGATGCGGCCGACATCCTGGCGTACGAGCAGGTGCACGTCGTGAACGTCGCAAACGGCGCGCGCTTCGAGACGTATGCGATCCGCGCACCGGACAACGGCGGTGACATCGTGATCAACGGAGCCGCCGCGCGCCTGGTTCAGCCGGGTGACGCGGTGATCATCTTCAGCTATGCGAGCTACGAGGCCAGCGAGCTGGAGTCGTTCGAGCCGACGTTCATCTTCGTCGACGCGGAGAACCGGATCGCGACCAGTGCCGCCCGCCGCACTGCTTGAGGCCGCCGCCGCGGGCTCACTGCCCGCGTGGTCGCGCGTGAGCGAGCATCGCTTCGCTCACATGCGTCGTGTTTCCGAGCTCCTCGGAGACTGGGCCGACCGGCTCGAGCTGCCCGAGGCCGAGCGCATCCGCTGGCGTGCCGCCGGTTACCTCCACGATGCTCTGCGCGAGATGCCGCCCGATGAGCTGCGTCCACTGGTGCCGGCGCCCCTGCGTGACGCTGCCGGTAAGCTGCTGCACGGACCCGCGGCCGCGGAGCGGCTGCGCGCTGAGGGCGTCGACGACGAAGCGTTTCTGCGCGCTGTCGCCTACCACACGCTCGGACATCCGGATTTCGATGAGCTCGGGCGCGCCCTGTTCATAGCCGACTACATCGAGCCCGGCCGCCGCTACGATCCCGAGCGACTGGCAACGCTGCGCGCACGGATGCCCGCCGCACGCGACGAAGTCCTGCGCGACGTTCTGCGGGCCCGGCTCGGCCGCCTCCTGCGCGAGGGGCGGCCGATGCGGACGGAGACCGTTGCGTTCTGGAATGCCGTCAGCGGGGTCCCCGCCCATGCCTGAGCGTCCCCGCCTGGAAGTCGCCGGCGCGGTGCTCGCGCTGCTCATCAGCGCCGCGTTCATCGTGTCGTTTGCGTTCGGCCTCGGACGCCGGGGCGGGTCCGCATCCCCGATGCTCCAGCCCGAGCTCGAGGTGATCGATGCACCGGCCGCCGCCGGTCGCGTGGAGGTGCTCAACGCCTCCGGCCAGCGCGGCATCGCACGTGCCGTGACGCAGCGACTCCGAACGGCGGGCTTCGATGTCGTCTACTTCGGTAACGCGCCCGCCAGTGCGGGGGACAGCACGATCGTGCTCGCGCGTATCGCCGACGACGCGGTCGCGCGCGCCGTCGCAGAGCATCTCGGAATCGCCCGCGTCGCGACCGTTCCGGACACCACCCTGTATCTGGAAGCCACCATCATCCTCGGTCGCGACTGGTAGCCGCGCCAGCGGCTCGAGTTACGACCTGCGTCCCTGCCGGCGGCTCGAGATTCGACCCGCCTACCTGCCTGCCGCGCGCAACTCGACCAGTTCGAGGTACGGTTTCGGCGGCTTCGCCTCGTGATCGGCTCGCAGCTGTCCGCAGGCCGCGGCGATGTCGCGGCCGCGGGGGCTGCGCACGGTGGCGGGCACGCCGCGCGACTCCAGCACTGCGGCGAATGCGCGCAGCCGTTCGGGCGTCGACGGCCGCCAGTCGGTGCCGGGAATCGGATTGAACGGTATCAGATTGACGTGGGACTGGAAGCGGCCGATCAGGCCGGCCAGCTGCTCCGCGTGCTCGAGCTCGTCGTTGACGCCCTGGATCATGACGTACTCGAACGTGATGCGGCGCCCGCCCGCTTCCTCGAAGCGGTCGAGCGATTCCATCAGCTCCGGCAGCGGGTACTTCTTCTCGACGGGAACCAGCTGCTGGCGCAGCTCCTCGTTCGGCGCATGGAGCGATACGGCCAGGCGGAACTGTTCGGGCCGTGCCGCGAGGTCGTTGATGCCGGGGACGATGCCGACCGTGGACACCGTGATCCGACGGGCGCCCAGCTGATAGGCGTGGTTGAGGAGCGTCAGCGCGGGCATGACCGCGCTGCGGTTCATCAGCGGCTCGCCCATCCCCATGAACACCACGTTCGTGATCGAGCCCATGTCATGCTCCAGGGCCCACCGGCGCGCGCCGCGATACTGCGCGACGATCTCGCCCGCGGACAGCTGGCGCCGGTAGCCGGACCAGCCCGTGGCGCAGAAGACGCACGCCATGGCGCAGCCTGCCTGCGACGACATGCACAACGTCAAGCGGTCGTGCGACGGGATGAGCACGCTCTCCACCAGCTCGCCGTCCGACATCCGCCACAGGTGCTTGGCCGTCCCGTCCGTCGAGCGCTCCACGCGGGCCGGTTCCGGCGCCGTCAGCGTGAACGAATCCGCGAGCGCGCGACGCGCGTCCACCGACAGGTCGGTCATCTCGTCGAAGGACAGCGCATCGCGCTGGTACAGCCATGCCAGCGTCTGGCGCACGCGGAAGGCACGCTCGCCCTGCGCCGCGAAGTGCGCCGCAAGAGCCGCTTCGGCCTCTTCCGGCAGCATGCTCAGCAGATCGGGCTTCGGTTCGGTTCCGGCCATCTCACACGTTCATATGTTGAGCGCCACCGATCGCAGCCGCGACGGTCCGCTTGTTGCCATTCTGACCCCCCGTTAACTTAACGGATTGCATTTTTCATGGTAATCCTGCGCCTGGTCGTGAGGCGGTCCATTGCTGCTGAGTGAGTTGCTGTCCATCGATCGGATCAAGATTCCGCTCGAATCGCAGACCAAGGATGACCTCCTGCGCGAGCTGGTCGGCGTCGCTGCCGCGCCGGCGGGCCAGCCGGCACGCGACGACGTGCTGCGTGCCGTGCGGGAGCGGGAGGCCGTTCTGTCTACGGGCATCGGCCACGGTGTCGCCATACCGCATGGCAAGTCCTCCGCGGTCGGCGATCTGCGGATGGCGGCCGGA
This genomic window from Longimicrobiales bacterium contains:
- the panB gene encoding 3-methyl-2-oxobutanoate hydroxymethyltransferase — translated: MSTQPGERRRMTIRDLLEKKQRREPIVALTAYDYLFAKIVDEAGVDLVLVGDSVGQVFAGYDSTLPVTIEDMIYHARAVRRGVKHALLVVDMPFMSFQVSAHETLRNAGRLLKETGAEAVKLEGGDEETADHVRTLVRAGIPVLGHIGLTPQSVHVLGGYRVQGRESVAAERLHEEAVRLEEAGAFGLVLEVVPAPLAAELTGSVAIPTIGIGAGVDVDGQVLVLPDMLGLNDAFRPKFLRRFAELGDAARAGVRDYADAVRNRSYPDADHSFE
- the panC gene encoding pantoate--beta-alanine ligase — translated: MIIVTTVAELRDHLARTRADGRRTAFVPTMGALHDGHLHLCDIARRNADVVILSIFVNPLQFGPAEDFDRYPRDLERDARLVADRGVDLIFAPERDEVYPEGGAAVRVHAPELGQVLCGRFRPGHFEGVLTVVAKLFNMVQPDCAVFGQKDLQQAALIRRMVRDLDFPVDVLIGPIVREPDGLALSSRNAYLSSTERASALALYRSLQAAQAAFSAGATDAAEVTDAAAAILDAEAGVSAQYVEVVDPWSLATPARVERGHAVAVAAFAGGTRLIDNHVLE
- the panD gene encoding aspartate 1-decarboxylase; translation: MKRIMCKSKIHRATVTDSNLNYEGSITIDGALLDAADILAYEQVHVVNVANGARFETYAIRAPDNGGDIVINGAAARLVQPGDAVIIFSYASYEASELESFEPTFIFVDAENRIATSAARRTA
- a CDS encoding HD domain-containing protein; translation: MPPAALLEAAAAGSLPAWSRVSEHRFAHMRRVSELLGDWADRLELPEAERIRWRAAGYLHDALREMPPDELRPLVPAPLRDAAGKLLHGPAAAERLRAEGVDDEAFLRAVAYHTLGHPDFDELGRALFIADYIEPGRRYDPERLATLRARMPAARDEVLRDVLRARLGRLLREGRPMRTETVAFWNAVSGVPAHA
- a CDS encoding LytR C-terminal domain-containing protein; this translates as MPERPRLEVAGAVLALLISAAFIVSFAFGLGRRGGSASPMLQPELEVIDAPAAAGRVEVLNASGQRGIARAVTQRLRTAGFDVVYFGNAPASAGDSTIVLARIADDAVARAVAEHLGIARVATVPDTTLYLEATIILGRDW
- the rlmN gene encoding 23S rRNA (adenine(2503)-C(2))-methyltransferase RlmN, encoding MAGTEPKPDLLSMLPEEAEAALAAHFAAQGERAFRVRQTLAWLYQRDALSFDEMTDLSVDARRALADSFTLTAPEPARVERSTDGTAKHLWRMSDGELVESVLIPSHDRLTLCMSSQAGCAMACVFCATGWSGYRRQLSAGEIVAQYRGARRWALEHDMGSITNVVFMGMGEPLMNRSAVMPALTLLNHAYQLGARRITVSTVGIVPGINDLAARPEQFRLAVSLHAPNEELRQQLVPVEKKYPLPELMESLDRFEEAGGRRITFEYVMIQGVNDELEHAEQLAGLIGRFQSHVNLIPFNPIPGTDWRPSTPERLRAFAAVLESRGVPATVRSPRGRDIAAACGQLRADHEAKPPKPYLELVELRAAGR
- a CDS encoding PTS sugar transporter subunit IIA, which codes for MLLSELLSIDRIKIPLESQTKDDLLRELVGVAAAPAGQPARDDVLRAVREREAVLSTGIGHGVAIPHGKSSAVGDLRMAAGRAAAPVDFDALDGQPVSLFFLLVGPESAAGPHIKALSRISRLVRKDEVRDKLVAAQTAQEFMDALKEAESLATA